Proteins encoded by one window of Streptacidiphilus sp. PB12-B1b:
- a CDS encoding SRPBCC family protein, with amino-acid sequence MAKRQQLITCPPDQVWAVLADATGYARWVVGTQDILHADAAWPAVGAELRFRVGLGPVHFTDSCVVRICEPGHRLELEAKAEPFGTARIAIELIPWGRNTLVLLDEHPLLGPGARLQGPPSELLLHLRNRRMLGNLARTALDAHRRSPTKAKATATARPAD; translated from the coding sequence GTGGCCAAGCGCCAACAGCTGATCACCTGCCCGCCGGACCAGGTCTGGGCGGTGCTGGCCGACGCCACCGGCTACGCCCGGTGGGTCGTGGGCACCCAGGACATCCTGCACGCCGACGCCGCCTGGCCCGCCGTCGGCGCCGAACTGCGGTTCCGCGTCGGCCTCGGCCCGGTCCACTTCACCGACTCCTGCGTGGTCCGGATCTGCGAGCCCGGGCACCGCCTCGAACTGGAGGCCAAGGCGGAGCCGTTCGGCACCGCCCGCATCGCCATCGAACTCATCCCCTGGGGCCGGAACACCCTGGTCCTGCTGGACGAGCACCCGCTCCTCGGCCCCGGGGCCCGGCTGCAGGGACCGCCCAGCGAACTCCTGCTGCACCTGCGCAACCGCCGGATGCTCGGCAACCTCGCCCGCACCGCCCTCGACGCCCACCGGCGCTCCCCGACGAAGGCCAAGGCGACGGCGACGGCCCGGCCAGCGGACTGA
- a CDS encoding CdaR family transcriptional regulator produces MAAVAEAADPGAATGSGVQAWGRLLEDVARSGRRLRREELESLRQCGDRAAEDGRALAELIDERLAEIGRVWAGQPVDGASMAALRAAVAALAAGHGRAYRQRLQREEAGRREFVADLLSSRSDLGRLAEHAERFGLNLACAHVVAVADGDGYDLEDPLVRGVERQLLGRFGEQDVLLAVKHGRLVCIVPGGPGEAAAVKAFAELTEGRRVVVGRPHSGPGGVVHSYEEARAALEQANRLRLPGRLLHSADLLVLPVLLRDRDALEELVHGVLGPLREARGGAQPLLETLAAYADSRYVSAEAARRLGLSVRALSYRLERIIRLTGLDPDDALQRYTLETAAFGARLLGWPDQEDGA; encoded by the coding sequence ATGGCCGCAGTCGCGGAGGCCGCTGATCCGGGGGCCGCCACCGGCTCCGGCGTGCAGGCGTGGGGACGGCTGCTGGAGGACGTCGCCAGGAGCGGGCGGCGGCTGCGCCGGGAGGAGTTGGAGTCGCTGCGGCAGTGCGGCGACCGGGCGGCCGAGGACGGCCGCGCCCTGGCCGAGCTGATCGACGAGCGGCTGGCCGAGATCGGCCGGGTCTGGGCCGGGCAGCCGGTGGACGGGGCGTCCATGGCGGCGCTGCGGGCGGCGGTGGCCGCGCTCGCCGCCGGGCACGGCCGGGCCTACCGGCAGCGGTTGCAGCGCGAGGAGGCCGGGCGGCGGGAGTTCGTCGCCGACCTGCTGAGCAGCCGCAGCGACCTGGGCCGACTGGCCGAGCACGCCGAGCGCTTCGGGCTGAACCTGGCCTGCGCGCACGTGGTGGCGGTCGCCGACGGCGACGGCTACGACCTGGAGGACCCGCTGGTGCGCGGGGTGGAGCGGCAGCTGCTCGGCCGCTTCGGCGAGCAGGACGTGCTGCTGGCGGTGAAGCACGGGCGGCTGGTGTGCATCGTGCCCGGCGGCCCGGGCGAGGCGGCGGCGGTGAAGGCGTTCGCCGAGCTGACCGAGGGCCGCCGGGTGGTGGTCGGCCGCCCGCACAGCGGGCCCGGCGGGGTCGTCCACTCGTACGAGGAGGCGCGGGCCGCGCTGGAGCAGGCCAACCGGCTGCGGCTGCCCGGGCGGCTGCTGCACTCGGCGGACCTGCTGGTCCTGCCGGTGCTGCTGCGGGACCGGGACGCGCTGGAGGAGCTGGTGCACGGGGTGCTCGGCCCGCTGCGCGAGGCGCGCGGCGGCGCGCAGCCGCTGCTGGAGACCCTGGCCGCCTACGCCGACTCGCGCTACGTCTCGGCGGAGGCGGCCCGGCGGCTGGGACTGAGCGTCCGGGCGCTGTCCTACCGGCTGGAGCGCATCATCCGGCTGACCGGGCTCGATCCGGACGACGCGCTGCAGCGCTACACCCTGGAGACGGCGGCGTTCGGCGCCAGGCTGCTGGGCTGGCCGGACCAGGAGGACGGGGCGTAG
- a CDS encoding glutamate synthase subunit beta, whose translation MADPWGFLTTPRRDWPLRPVPERVRDWADVHRPGALLPIVGAQAGRCMDCGIPFCHSSCPLGNLVPEWNQLVEQDDWAAAGERLHATNNFPEFTGLTCPAPCETGCVLAINAEPVAIKNVEAAIAEYAWEHGWVRPLPPERLSGRTVAVVGSGPAGLACAQQLTRAGHTVAVYERDDRPGGLLRYGIPAFKLEKHQVDRRIQQMRAEGTVFRPGVAVGSDVDGAELLARYDAVVVAVGATAARELPVPGGDLAGIHQAMEFLPLANRVQEGDYPEPPLNARGRHVVIVGGGDTGADCLGTVLRQGAASVVQLDIRPQPGAERSEQDPWPTYPRVRRDSPAHQEGRELAYGPDAEEGQDVRVFSASTVEFEGDAQGRVRALRAADAEPGTRRPLPGTERRLPADLVLLALGFSGPEQDSGLVRQLGLEPAAGGGYARDPDFGCAVPGVFVTGDAGRGQSVIVWAIAEGRSAAAAVDRYLTGATALPAPVRATDRMLAV comes from the coding sequence ATGGCCGATCCCTGGGGCTTTCTCACCACTCCACGCCGGGACTGGCCGCTGCGCCCGGTGCCGGAGCGGGTCCGGGACTGGGCGGACGTGCACCGGCCCGGGGCGCTGCTGCCGATCGTCGGCGCGCAGGCCGGACGGTGCATGGACTGCGGGATCCCGTTCTGCCACAGCAGCTGCCCGCTGGGCAACCTCGTCCCCGAATGGAACCAGCTGGTCGAGCAGGACGACTGGGCGGCGGCCGGCGAACGGCTGCACGCCACCAACAACTTCCCCGAGTTCACCGGGCTGACCTGCCCCGCCCCCTGCGAGACCGGGTGCGTGCTGGCCATCAACGCGGAGCCGGTGGCCATCAAGAACGTCGAGGCGGCCATCGCCGAGTACGCCTGGGAGCACGGCTGGGTACGGCCGCTGCCGCCGGAGCGGCTGTCCGGCCGGACGGTGGCGGTGGTCGGCTCCGGGCCCGCCGGGCTGGCCTGCGCGCAGCAGCTGACCCGGGCCGGGCACACCGTGGCGGTGTACGAGCGGGACGACCGGCCGGGCGGGCTGCTGCGCTACGGGATACCGGCGTTCAAGCTGGAGAAGCACCAGGTGGACCGGCGGATCCAGCAGATGCGGGCGGAGGGGACGGTCTTCCGTCCGGGGGTGGCGGTCGGCTCCGACGTGGACGGCGCGGAGCTGCTGGCCCGCTACGACGCCGTGGTGGTGGCGGTCGGCGCGACGGCCGCCCGGGAACTGCCGGTGCCCGGGGGCGACCTGGCCGGGATCCACCAGGCGATGGAGTTCCTGCCGCTGGCCAACCGGGTCCAGGAGGGCGACTACCCGGAGCCGCCGCTGAACGCGCGCGGCAGGCACGTGGTGATCGTCGGCGGCGGCGACACCGGCGCGGACTGCCTGGGCACGGTGCTGCGGCAGGGCGCGGCCTCGGTGGTGCAGCTGGACATCCGGCCGCAGCCCGGCGCGGAGCGCTCGGAGCAGGACCCGTGGCCCACCTATCCGCGGGTGCGCCGGGACTCCCCCGCGCACCAGGAGGGCCGCGAGCTGGCGTACGGCCCGGACGCCGAGGAGGGGCAGGACGTGCGGGTCTTCTCTGCCTCGACGGTGGAGTTCGAGGGCGACGCGCAGGGGCGGGTGCGGGCGCTGCGGGCGGCCGACGCCGAACCGGGCACGCGCCGCCCGCTGCCCGGCACCGAGCGGCGGCTGCCGGCCGATCTGGTGCTGCTGGCGCTGGGCTTCTCCGGGCCGGAGCAGGACAGCGGGCTGGTCCGGCAGCTGGGCCTGGAACCGGCCGCCGGCGGCGGCTACGCCCGCGACCCGGACTTCGGCTGCGCCGTGCCGGGGGTGTTCGTCACCGGCGACGCGGGCCGCGGTCAGTCGGTGATCGTCTGGGCCATCGCCGAGGGCCGCTCGGCCGCCGCCGCCGTGGACCGCTACCTGACCGGCGCCACCGCGCTGCCCGCCCCGGTCCGCGCCACCGACCGGATGCTCGCGGTCTGA
- a CDS encoding NAD(P)/FAD-dependent oxidoreductase: MPDAIVIGSGPNGLVAANVLADAGWQVLVLEAQPEPGGAVRSDRGADPEFVSDVFSAFYPLAVASPVISALELERFGLRWSHAPTVMAHPLPDGRCATLHRSAEATMADLESTFGAQDALAWGRLSGLWEHLEPHLVQSLFTPFPPVKSGLALAARLRAAGGLRAARFMTLPVRRLAQEEFTQPGAGLLLAGCALHADLLPESAGSSAFGWLMAMLGQQVGWPVPVGGAGRLTDALVRRLESLGGTVQCGARVAEVVVRGGKALGVRTADGQAHRATRAVLADVPATSLYGSLVGWDDLPAQVRADMHRFQWDFSTFKVDWALDGAIPWTSPAAAGAGTVHLGADMDELSDYALQVSTGRLPRRPFTLLGQMTTADPSRSPAGTESAWAYTHVPQHITGDLGGDGITGRWDAREAEAMADRVEEQVERFAPGFRGLVRSRRILTPPLFQSLDESLVGGALNGGTTAVHQQLVFRPVPGTGRPETPIPRLYLASASAHPGGGVHGACGANAARAALRAHSRAAARVLSPGLAAAQRLLSGPAPQ, encoded by the coding sequence ATGCCGGATGCGATCGTCATCGGTTCGGGCCCGAACGGCCTGGTGGCCGCCAACGTACTGGCCGACGCGGGCTGGCAGGTCCTGGTCCTGGAGGCCCAGCCGGAACCGGGCGGCGCCGTGCGCAGCGACCGGGGCGCCGACCCGGAGTTCGTCAGCGACGTCTTCTCCGCGTTCTACCCCCTGGCCGTGGCCTCACCGGTGATCAGCGCCCTGGAGCTGGAGCGGTTCGGCCTGCGCTGGAGCCACGCCCCCACGGTGATGGCCCACCCGCTGCCGGACGGGCGCTGCGCCACGCTGCACCGCAGCGCCGAAGCCACCATGGCCGACCTGGAGAGCACCTTCGGCGCCCAGGACGCCCTGGCCTGGGGACGGCTGTCGGGGCTGTGGGAGCACCTGGAGCCGCACCTGGTCCAGTCCCTGTTCACGCCGTTCCCCCCGGTGAAGTCCGGGCTGGCGCTGGCGGCCAGGCTGCGCGCGGCCGGCGGGCTGCGGGCGGCCCGGTTCATGACGCTGCCGGTGCGCCGGCTGGCCCAGGAGGAGTTCACCCAGCCCGGCGCCGGGCTGCTGCTGGCGGGCTGCGCGCTGCACGCGGACCTGCTGCCGGAGTCGGCGGGCAGTTCGGCGTTCGGATGGCTGATGGCCATGCTCGGGCAGCAGGTCGGCTGGCCGGTGCCGGTGGGCGGGGCCGGCCGGCTCACCGACGCGCTCGTCCGCCGGCTGGAGTCGCTGGGCGGGACGGTGCAGTGCGGCGCCCGGGTGGCGGAGGTCGTCGTCCGGGGCGGCAAGGCCCTCGGGGTGCGCACCGCCGACGGCCAGGCGCACCGCGCCACCCGGGCCGTCCTGGCCGACGTGCCCGCCACCAGCCTCTACGGCTCCCTGGTCGGCTGGGACGACCTGCCCGCCCAGGTGCGGGCCGACATGCACCGCTTCCAGTGGGACTTCTCCACCTTCAAGGTCGACTGGGCCCTGGACGGCGCCATCCCCTGGACCTCCCCGGCGGCGGCCGGCGCCGGCACGGTGCACCTGGGCGCGGACATGGACGAGCTGAGCGACTACGCGCTGCAGGTCTCCACCGGGCGCCTGCCCCGGCGGCCGTTCACCCTGCTCGGGCAGATGACCACCGCCGACCCCAGCCGCTCCCCGGCCGGTACCGAGTCGGCCTGGGCCTACACCCACGTACCCCAGCACATCACCGGCGACCTGGGCGGGGACGGCATCACCGGACGCTGGGACGCCCGCGAGGCGGAGGCCATGGCCGACCGCGTCGAGGAGCAGGTCGAGCGCTTCGCCCCGGGCTTCCGCGGCCTCGTCCGCAGCCGGCGCATCCTGACCCCGCCGCTGTTCCAGTCCCTGGACGAGAGCCTGGTCGGCGGAGCCCTCAACGGCGGCACCACCGCCGTCCACCAACAGCTGGTCTTCCGGCCCGTCCCCGGCACCGGCCGCCCCGAGACGCCGATCCCGCGCCTCTACCTCGCCTCGGCCTCGGCCCACCCCGGCGGCGGCGTGCACGGGGCCTGCGGGGCCAACGCGGCCCGCGCCGCGCTGCGCGCCCACTCCCGCGCCGCCGCCCGCGTCCTGTCCCCGGGCCTGGCAGCCGCCCAGCGCCTGCTGTCCGGCCCCGCACCCCAGTAG
- a CDS encoding DNA repair ATPase: protein MGVEDGTEQVLRARLAERAAELGRQAAELNTRRQLAFGSRGLELAGAVRPRTAGAATGCGLVAVRPGVLLLGTSAPELAEGLLSLHALDGSPLEPSAVPGLLDDERFHRDLAELLRYFRGARLAELVRTAAGRLLAVFRTGENEGDIRVLRWQLTERQAEYLDNHGERDLPRPPAFELPWAATGRDQHDRGRIRIDGGEGAVTVAATGGSLTVRAVPGDRTLFQEPVDDPLQSLADAAVAHASAGPLLLLRIRPYNEAADRYLVVNTRTWSVRRQDSLGLGVRLLPAEQGLIFPGGYELADGSHRAFRVDGGPDAQELRFDAVLAAPNGEDLLYVLRRPGSARTLLLPWNTVRREAAAALHGAAHALLPDGTLALLKPDREPVRTHELQLWSTPFTSAEYAAAQPVGDGPLERIGNADLVRGIADLLDVVRTATAAAAPTADRAAAAPALILDGCAKAADRHYWLGDAGLAEPLAELRSAAEQLAAEQARTAALADRAAEALEQAREQAAALVRRSHGEPPADADGWTALLAELRRAHGRTRTLRELPQHDPAALEAVEQTLTAELAAATERAFGYFAGPDAFAAPLAAAREAADAAAGTASAAEAAQLAGQLADQADALATVTDLVTGAVTADPGKGTAVLLAIGEVLAAVNRARAVLEARRRALLDSEHRAAHAAESALLAQATTAALTAATTPAACDDQLARLLLRLDGLEARFAEAEDLAADLALRREEVRQAFAARRQALLDEAAARADRIAASARRALEALRRRLASAAAVEDVHAALAVDPMAVRVRAAAGELRALDDQVRAQELEDALTGAGQTAVRALRDRAELSDDGGASVRFGRHRFAVRREPVELTLQPDGDGLAFVVTGTGYRRPAELPALPAGLAFWTQPLVSESPALYRGEYLATGLLSAATGEPAAVQARRAAEQAYDEGYERGVHDHDAALILEALLRLRAGAGLLEHPAEVRAAAQLFWAHGAGESARSAWQRRARSLTHARTAFAPATGPGAPATGPGTPARPGAGAALDALAAELSDAVAAFTAAAGLPATPPTGGYLLAELADPHPGFASSASSRALLDGFRRTAAAPQLAADLTALVTDLPARHQLATAWLQSYAGADPQKTEGGTPEGGTPEGGTQEGFHDGLPEAVAQLCAPALPRYDVSAPLSETVTGLLGSHPRISDGRLTVRIDRLPYEASTFRDQRVPAFRAFQRQRADVLAAERSRLRLDEHRPRPLAGFVRNQLIDQVYLPLIGDNLAKQLGSLDSGADRSGVLLLLSPPGYGKTTLLEYVADRLGLLMVRVDGPALGAGTTSLDPDRAPDAAARREVEKIVFELEAGSNVLLHLDDIQHVSAELLQRFIPLCDAQRRIEAVSDGRARSFDLRGRRFAVCLAGNPYTAGGQRFQVPDMLANRADVWNLGEVLTSRQELFALSFLENSLAANPVLAPLAGSEPEQLRLLVALADGDPAAQADQLTRPVPDLDRVLAALARLRRVQRTVLAVNRAYIASAAQEDSARTEPPFLLQGSYRTMARLAARIDPVLNEAELEALLDDHYLAEAQTLGSAAEANLLKLAQLRGRATPAQTARWQALCAGCPAPGYAPSSWSGQPSSLAPNAAVSRV from the coding sequence ATGGGCGTCGAGGACGGGACCGAGCAGGTGCTGCGGGCGCGGCTCGCCGAGCGCGCGGCCGAACTGGGGCGGCAGGCGGCGGAGTTGAACACCCGTCGGCAACTGGCCTTCGGCAGCCGCGGGTTGGAGCTGGCAGGCGCGGTCCGGCCGCGCACCGCCGGTGCGGCCACCGGCTGCGGCCTGGTCGCGGTCCGCCCCGGCGTCCTGCTGCTGGGCACCTCGGCGCCGGAGCTGGCCGAGGGCCTGCTCTCCCTGCACGCCCTGGACGGCTCGCCGTTGGAGCCGTCGGCCGTGCCCGGCCTGCTGGACGACGAGCGCTTCCACCGCGATCTGGCCGAGCTGCTGCGCTACTTCCGCGGCGCCCGGCTGGCGGAGCTGGTGCGCACCGCCGCCGGGCGGCTGCTCGCGGTCTTCCGCACCGGCGAGAACGAGGGCGACATCCGGGTCCTGCGCTGGCAGTTGACGGAACGTCAGGCCGAGTACCTGGACAATCACGGCGAGCGCGACCTGCCCCGGCCCCCGGCCTTCGAACTGCCCTGGGCCGCCACCGGCCGCGACCAGCACGACCGGGGCCGGATCCGGATCGACGGCGGCGAGGGCGCGGTCACGGTGGCCGCCACCGGCGGCAGCCTCACCGTCCGGGCCGTCCCCGGCGACCGGACGCTGTTCCAGGAGCCGGTCGACGACCCGCTGCAGAGCCTGGCCGACGCCGCCGTCGCCCACGCCTCGGCCGGACCGCTGCTGCTGCTCCGGATCCGGCCCTACAACGAGGCCGCCGACCGCTACCTGGTCGTCAACACCCGCACCTGGTCGGTGCGCCGCCAGGACTCGCTCGGGCTCGGCGTCCGGCTGCTGCCGGCCGAGCAGGGCCTGATCTTCCCCGGCGGCTACGAACTGGCCGACGGCAGCCACCGCGCCTTCCGCGTCGACGGCGGCCCGGACGCCCAGGAGCTGCGCTTCGACGCGGTGCTCGCCGCGCCCAACGGCGAGGACCTGCTGTACGTGCTGCGTCGCCCCGGCAGCGCCCGGACGCTGCTGCTGCCGTGGAACACCGTCCGCCGCGAGGCCGCCGCCGCGCTGCACGGCGCCGCCCACGCGCTGCTGCCGGACGGCACGCTGGCGCTGCTCAAACCGGACCGCGAACCGGTCCGCACCCACGAGCTGCAGCTGTGGAGCACCCCCTTCACCTCCGCCGAGTACGCCGCCGCCCAGCCGGTCGGCGACGGCCCGCTGGAACGCATCGGCAACGCCGACCTGGTGCGCGGCATCGCCGACCTGCTGGACGTCGTCCGCACCGCCACCGCCGCCGCGGCCCCCACCGCCGACCGGGCCGCCGCCGCGCCCGCGCTGATCCTGGACGGCTGCGCCAAGGCGGCCGACCGGCACTACTGGCTCGGCGACGCCGGACTCGCCGAACCCCTCGCCGAACTGCGCTCCGCCGCCGAGCAGCTGGCCGCCGAGCAGGCCCGGACGGCGGCGCTGGCCGATCGCGCCGCCGAGGCGCTGGAACAGGCCCGGGAGCAGGCCGCGGCGCTGGTCCGGCGCTCGCACGGCGAGCCCCCGGCCGACGCCGACGGCTGGACCGCGCTGCTGGCCGAGCTGCGCCGGGCCCACGGCCGCACCCGCACCCTGCGCGAGCTGCCACAGCACGACCCGGCCGCGCTGGAGGCGGTCGAGCAGACGCTCACCGCCGAGCTGGCCGCCGCCACCGAGCGCGCCTTCGGCTACTTCGCCGGACCGGACGCCTTCGCCGCCCCGCTGGCCGCCGCCCGCGAGGCCGCCGACGCTGCCGCCGGGACCGCGAGCGCCGCCGAGGCCGCGCAGCTGGCCGGACAGCTGGCCGACCAGGCCGACGCCCTGGCCACCGTCACCGACCTGGTCACCGGCGCGGTCACCGCCGACCCGGGCAAGGGCACCGCCGTGCTGCTCGCCATCGGCGAGGTGCTGGCCGCCGTCAACCGCGCCCGGGCCGTACTGGAGGCCCGCCGCCGGGCGCTGCTGGACAGCGAGCACCGCGCCGCCCACGCCGCCGAGTCCGCGCTGCTGGCCCAGGCCACCACCGCCGCGCTGACCGCCGCCACCACCCCGGCCGCCTGCGACGACCAGCTGGCCCGGCTGCTGTTGCGGCTGGACGGCCTGGAGGCCCGCTTCGCCGAGGCCGAGGACCTCGCCGCCGACCTCGCGCTCCGCCGCGAGGAGGTCCGGCAGGCGTTCGCCGCCCGGCGGCAGGCCCTGCTGGACGAGGCCGCCGCCCGCGCCGACCGGATCGCCGCCTCCGCGCGGCGCGCACTGGAGGCGCTGCGCCGCAGGCTCGCCTCGGCAGCCGCCGTGGAGGACGTCCACGCCGCCCTGGCCGTCGACCCGATGGCGGTGCGGGTCCGCGCCGCCGCCGGGGAGCTGCGCGCCCTGGACGACCAAGTGCGCGCCCAGGAGCTGGAGGACGCCCTGACCGGGGCCGGGCAGACGGCGGTGCGCGCCCTGCGCGACCGGGCCGAGCTGTCCGACGACGGCGGCGCGAGCGTCCGGTTCGGCCGCCACCGCTTCGCCGTCCGCCGCGAGCCGGTCGAGCTGACCCTGCAACCGGACGGCGACGGTCTGGCCTTCGTGGTCACCGGCACCGGCTACCGCCGCCCGGCGGAGCTGCCCGCGCTGCCGGCCGGACTCGCGTTCTGGACCCAGCCGCTGGTCAGCGAGTCGCCCGCGCTCTACCGCGGCGAGTACCTGGCCACCGGCCTGCTGTCGGCCGCGACCGGCGAGCCCGCGGCGGTGCAGGCGCGCCGGGCGGCGGAGCAGGCGTACGACGAGGGCTACGAGCGCGGCGTGCACGACCACGACGCCGCACTGATCCTGGAGGCGCTGCTGCGGCTGCGCGCCGGGGCCGGGCTGCTGGAGCACCCGGCCGAGGTCCGCGCCGCCGCCCAGCTGTTCTGGGCGCACGGCGCCGGCGAGTCCGCCCGCTCCGCCTGGCAGCGCCGCGCCCGCTCGCTCACCCACGCCCGCACCGCCTTCGCGCCCGCCACCGGCCCGGGAGCGCCCGCCACCGGCCCGGGAACGCCCGCCCGCCCCGGCGCGGGCGCCGCGCTGGACGCGCTGGCAGCCGAACTGTCCGACGCCGTAGCCGCGTTCACCGCCGCCGCGGGCCTGCCCGCGACCCCGCCGACCGGCGGCTACCTGCTGGCGGAGCTCGCCGACCCGCACCCCGGCTTCGCCTCCTCCGCCTCCTCCCGCGCGCTGCTCGACGGCTTCCGCCGCACCGCCGCCGCCCCGCAGTTGGCCGCCGACCTGACCGCCCTGGTCACCGACCTCCCGGCGCGCCACCAACTCGCCACCGCCTGGCTGCAGTCCTACGCCGGCGCCGACCCCCAAAAAACCGAAGGAGGAACCCCCGAAGGAGGAACCCCCGAAGGAGGAACCCAAGAAGGATTCCACGACGGCCTGCCCGAGGCCGTCGCCCAGCTCTGCGCCCCCGCCCTGCCGCGCTACGACGTCTCCGCCCCGCTCAGCGAGACCGTCACCGGCCTGCTCGGCTCCCACCCCCGGATCAGCGACGGCCGCCTCACCGTCCGGATCGACCGACTCCCGTACGAGGCAAGCACGTTCAGAGATCAGCGAGTCCCGGCCTTCCGCGCCTTCCAGCGACAGCGCGCGGACGTCCTGGCAGCTGAACGCAGCCGGCTGCGGCTGGACGAGCACCGCCCCCGCCCCCTCGCCGGATTCGTCCGCAACCAGCTCATCGACCAGGTCTACCTGCCGCTCATCGGGGACAACCTGGCCAAGCAGCTCGGCTCGCTGGACTCGGGGGCGGACCGCAGCGGCGTCCTGCTGCTGCTCTCCCCGCCCGGCTACGGCAAGACCACGCTGCTGGAGTACGTCGCGGACCGGCTCGGGCTGCTGATGGTCCGGGTCGACGGCCCGGCGCTGGGCGCGGGCACCACCTCGCTCGACCCGGACCGGGCCCCGGACGCCGCCGCCCGGCGCGAGGTCGAGAAGATCGTCTTCGAGCTGGAGGCGGGCAGCAACGTCCTGCTCCACCTGGACGACATCCAGCACGTCTCCGCCGAGCTGCTGCAGCGGTTCATCCCGCTGTGCGACGCCCAGCGCCGGATCGAGGCGGTCAGCGACGGCCGGGCCCGCAGCTTCGACCTGCGCGGCCGCCGCTTCGCGGTCTGCCTCGCCGGAAACCCGTACACCGCCGGCGGGCAGCGCTTCCAGGTCCCGGACATGCTGGCCAACCGCGCCGACGTGTGGAACCTCGGCGAGGTTCTGACGAGCCGTCAGGAGCTGTTCGCGCTCTCCTTCCTGGAGAACTCGCTGGCCGCCAATCCGGTGCTGGCCCCGCTCGCCGGGAGCGAACCGGAGCAGCTGCGGCTGCTGGTCGCGCTCGCCGACGGCGACCCGGCCGCCCAGGCCGACCAGCTCACCCGGCCGGTGCCCGACCTGGACCGGGTGCTGGCCGCCCTCGCCCGGCTGCGCCGCGTGCAGCGGACCGTCCTGGCCGTCAACCGCGCCTACATCGCCTCGGCCGCCCAGGAGGACTCCGCCCGCACCGAGCCGCCGTTCCTGCTCCAGGGCTCCTACCGGACCATGGCCCGACTCGCCGCCCGGATCGACCCGGTGCTGAACGAGGCCGAGCTGGAGGCGCTGCTGGACGACCACTACCTGGCCGAGGCGCAGACCCTCGGCAGCGCCGCCGAGGCCAACCTGCTGAAGCTCGCCCAGCTGCGCGGCCGGGCCACCCCGGCCCAGACCGCCCGCTGGCAGGCCCTGTGCGCGGGCTGCCCGGCCCCCGGCTACGCCCCGTCCTCCTGGTCCGGCCAGCCCAGCAGCCTGGCGCCGAACGCCGCCGTCTCCAGGGTGTAG